A stretch of Arachis hypogaea cultivar Tifrunner chromosome 15, arahy.Tifrunner.gnm2.J5K5, whole genome shotgun sequence DNA encodes these proteins:
- the LOC140179043 gene encoding serine/threonine-protein phosphatase 7 long form homolog — MVEQLLGVRPPMAAQQAAQRKESFTLKLVWLRDHVCQMPPTDDPETLRQYVWCYIMLLIGGYLLTDKSNNQVHVRWLPLLWDFAECRALSCGSVMLAWTYQSLYLAAQRSVTDIVGCTPLLMSWIYQRFSQWCPPDRGIYQYPLAARLVGSQQ, encoded by the exons ATGGTGGAGCAGTTGCTCGGTGTCAGGCCTCCGATGGCGGCACAGCAGGCTGCGCAGAGGAAGGAGTCATTCACGCTGAAGCTGGTGTGGTTGCGTGATCATGTCTGCCAGATGCCCCCGACTGATGACCCTGAGACCCTCCGACAGTATGTCTGGTGCTATATTATGTTACTGATCGGAGGGTATCTGTTGACAGACAAGTCCAACAACCAAGTGCACGTACGTTGGCTACCACTTCTCTGGGACTTCGCGGAGTGTAGGGCGTTATCTTGTGGCTCTGTTATGCTGGCCTGGACTTACCAGTCACTCTATTTGGCGGCACAGCGGAGCGTCACGGACATCGTCGGTTGCACTCCGCTTTTGATGAGCTGGATTTATCAGAGATTTTCTCAGTGGTGTCCACCAGATAGAGGAATCTACCAGTATCCACTAGCTGCAAG GTTGGTTGGATCGCAGCAGTAG
- the LOC112747519 gene encoding disease resistance protein RGA2-like — protein MTDALLGIVIGKLNTFIQGELAAFWGVNSQAKKLSSSLKMIRAVLQDAEEMQIKSNSVKLWLQDLSDAAYVLDDILEDCSTQSNLLQLEQTSSGVVRKAHGTWLASLHPKSLYFRRDLAKRMKEITNRLHEIDERRRMFKLRTGVIGRQQEDDQQRQTISAIPKHQMYGRDQDKHKIVEFLTKHASGIDGLSVYPIVGMAGLGKTTLARWVFNDERVIQHFDLRIWVCVSTNFNMMRILQSIVESSTGVNPNLSTLEAMQNKVQQVLLGKRYLLVLDDVWDNVKWEDLKTVLNCGGSGIKGASVLVTTRDPSVASAMGTCPAHHLSPLSEDDNWLLFKYHAFESDKEEHTELVAIGKKIVKKCGGSPLASKALGSLLCNKKEEIHWVNVLESKFWDKLEDDSIIVRALKISYFNLKLSLRQCFAFCAIFPEDFRMEKEQLIHLWMANGLIESEGKFEIEHVGNEAWKELCQRSFFQEVNIDELGRTTFKMHDLFHELAQSIMGEECLVYDEPASLTNLSTRVHHVTCLKPERKVNMDPFKKAESLRSMINLLPLDDYRNLNGLPPFNSLRALRTNASQLSALKSLTHLRYLNLRSSGITTLPECVSRLQKLQILKLEDCLYLSCLPKHLTQLKDLRHLLIEECQSLVEMPPNIG, from the coding sequence ATGACAGACGCTTTACTTGGAATTGTCATTGGAAAATTGAACACTTTTATACAGGGTGAGCTTGCAGCTTTCTGGGGTGTTAACTCACAAGCTAAAAAGCTATCCTCGAGCCTCAAAATGATTCGAGCTGTTCTCCAAGATGCTGAAGAGATGCAGATAAAGAGTAATTCTGTGAAGCTTTGGCTGCAGGATCTTTCAGATGCAGCATATGTTTTAGATGATATCTTGGAAGATTGTTCAACACAGTCAAACCTGCTACAACTTGAGCAAACAAGCTCTGGGGTTGTAAGAAAGGCACACGGCACATGGTTGGCCTCTTTGCATCCCAAGTCACTTTATTTCCGCCGTGACCTCGCCAAGAGGATGAAAGAGATCACTAACAGGCTCCATGAGATTGATGAAAGAAGGAGGATGTTTAAGTTGCGTACAGGTGTCATAGGGAGGCAACAGGAAGATGATCAACAGCGTCAAACTATTTCTGCCATCCCTAAGCACCAGATGTATGGAAGAGACCAAGATAAACACAAGATTGTGGAGTTTCTCACCAAGCATGCCAGTGGCATTGATGGCCTCTCTGTGTATCCCATTGTTGGCATGGCAGGACTTGGAAAAACAACACTTGCTCGATGGGTCTTCAATGACGAGAGGGTGATCCAGCATTTTGATTTGAGAATTTGGGTTTGTGTTTCCACAAACTTCAATATGATGAGAATTCTACAGTCCATTGTAGAATCCTCCACCGGAGTGAACCCAAACCTCTCCACTTTAGAAGCAATGCAAAACAAAGTTCAACAAGTACTGCTGGGAAAACGGTATTTGCTCGTTCTAGATGATGTGTGGGACAATGTCAAATGGGAGGATTTGAAGACCGTGTTGAATTGTGGAGGTAGTGGAATCAAAGGAGCTTCAGTTTTGGTCACCACACGAGATCCGAGTGTGGCATCTGCCATGGGAACATGCCCTGCTCATCACTTGTCACCATTATCCGAAGATGACAATTGGTTATTGTTCAAATACCATGCATTTGAATCAGACAAAGAGGAGCACACAGAGCTTGTGGCAATAGGCAAGAAGATTGTGAAGAAATGTGGTGGTTCCCCTCTTGCATCTAAAGCACTTGGAAGCCTTTTGTGCAATAAAAAGGAGGAAATACATTGGGTGAATGTATTGGAAAGTAAGTTTTGGGACAAACTTGAGGATGATTCTATTATTGTACGTGCTTTGAAAATCAGCTACTTCAATTTGAAGTTGTCATTAAGACAATGCTTTGCTTTTTGTGCCATTTTCCCCGAAGATTTTCGAATGGAAAAGGAGCAACTTATTCATCTTTGGATGGCCAATGGTTTGATCGAATCCGAAGGGAAGTTTGAGATTGAGCATGTTGGTAATGAGGCTTGGAAGGAATTATGTCAGAGGTCATTTTTCCAAGAAGTTAACATTGATGAATTGGGAAGAACTACATTCAAGATGCATGATTTATTTCATGAACTTGCCCAATCCATAATGGGAGAAGAGTGCCTAGTTTATGATGAGCCTGCAAGCTTGACCAATTTGTCTACAAGGGTCCACCATGTCACTTGTTTAAAACCAGAGAGGAAGGTAAACATGGATCCCTTCAAGAAAGCTGAATCCTTGAGGAGTATGATTAATCTTCTTCCATTAGATGATTATCGCAATCTTAATGGGTTGCCACCATTCAATTCTCTCCGTGCACTACGTACAAATGCTTCTCAACTCTCAGCACTTAAGAGTTTAACGCATTTGAGGTACCTGAATCTGCGTAGCAGCGGTATCACAACACTGCCTGAATGTGTTTCGAGGTTACAAAAATTGCAGATTCTGAAGTTAGAAGACTGTCTATATCTTTCTTGTTTGCCCAAACACTTAACACAATTGAAGGATCTTAGACATCTCCTAATTGAAGAATGTCAATCATTAGTAGAGATGCCTCCGAATATTGGCTAG
- the LOC112747520 gene encoding probable methyltransferase PMT20, with the protein MKHKDGKPINHPDKNRNVSLAITVIVLCGASFYLGGVFSSGKDPVVAITDHRNMDPSSETAVSLVTKAISFPECSKEYQDYTPCTDPKRWRKYGTYRLTLLERHCPPIFERKECLVPPPNGYKPPIRWPKSRDECWYRNVPYDWINKQKSNQHWLRKEGDKFQFPGGGTMFPNGVGEYVDLMQDLIPGMKDGTVRTAIDTGCGVASWGGDLLDRGILTVSLAPRDNHEAQVQFALERGIPAILGVISTQRLPFPANSFDMAHCSRCLIPWTEFGGLYLLEIHRILRPGGFWVLSGPPVNYERRWRGWNTTVEEQKSDYDKLQDLLTSLCFKLYNKKDDIAVWQKAKDNNCYDKLPRETYPPKCDDSLDANAGWYTPLRHCFMVPEPKYKKSALTYMPKWPERLNYAPERLMLVHGASSSTFSHDNSKWKKRIQHYKKLLPDLGTSKIRNVMDMNTVYGGFAAALINDPLWVMNVVSSYGKNTLPVVYDRGLIGTFQDWCEAFSTYPRTYDLLHLDGLFTAESHRCEMKYVLLEMDRILRPTGHAIIRESTYFVDAIATIAKGMRWTCRIENTEYSSEKEKVLICQKKLWQSSSSR; encoded by the exons ATGAAGCATAAAGATGGAAAACCGATCAACCATCCAGACAAGAACAGGAATGTCAGCTTGGCAATCACAGTTATTGTTCTATGTGGAGCATCTTTCTACCTCGGTGGAGTCTTTTCTTCTGGAAAGGATCCGGTTGTCGCCATCACCGATCATAGGAACATGGATCCTTCTTCAGAAACAGCTGTTTCTCTAGTAACTAAAGCCATCAGTTTCCCAGAATGCAGCAAGGAGTATCAAGACTACACCCCATGCACAGATCCAAAG AGATGGAGAAAGTATGGGACTTATCGGCTCACCTTGTTGGAACGCCATTGCCCTCCGATATTCGAGAGGAAAGAATGCTTAGTTCCTCCTCCAAATGGATATAAGCCTCCAATTAGATGGCCAAAGAGTAGAGATGAATGTTGGTACag GAATGTGCCATATGACTGGATTAACAAGCAAAAATCTAATCAGCACTGGTTGAGAAAGGAAGGTGACAAATTCCAGTTTCCTGGTGGAGGTACTATGTTCCCCAATGGTGTTGGTGAGTATGTTGATTTAATGCAAGATCTGATCCCAGGAATGAAAGATGGAACTGTGAGAACTGCCATTGATACTGGTTGTGGG GTTGCTAGCTGGGGAGGTGACTTGTTGGATCGAGGGATTCTAACAGTTTCTCTTGCTCCAAGAGATAACCATGAAGCTCAGGTTCAATTCGCTCTAGAGCGTGGTATCCCTGCAATTCTTGGTGTCATTTCTACACAGAGATTACCATTCCCAGCAAACTCCTTTGATATGGCTCACTGCTCCAGATGCCTTATCCCATGGACAGAATTCG GTGGACTTTATCTCCTCGAAATACACCGTATTCTTCGTCCCGGAGGATTCTGGGTCTTGTCCGGCCCACCAGTCAACTATGAGCGCAGGTGGCGAGGATGGAACACGACCGTGGAAGAGCAAAAATCAGACTACGATAAGTTGCAAGATTTGCTAACTTCATTGTGCTTCAAGTTGTACAACAAAAAGGATGATATTGCTGTGTGGCAGAAGGCAAAAGACAACAATTGCTATGATAAGCTTCCAAGAGAGACCTATCCTCCGAAATGTGATGACAGCCTTGATGCTAATGCAGGATGGTACACGCCACTCCGTCATTGTTTCATGGTTCCAGAACCAAAGTATAAGAAATCAGCTCTAACATACATGCCTAAGTGGCCTGAGCGATTGAACTACGCACCTGAACGGCTTATGCTCGTCCATGGTGCCAGTTCTAGTACTTTTAGTCATGATAACAGCAAGTGGAAGAAGCGCATTCAGCACTACAAGAAGTTGTTGCCTGATCTTGGAACTAGCAAGATCAGGAATGTGATGGACATGAACACAGTATATGGAGGTTTCGCTGCAGCCTTGATCAATGATCCCCTGTGGGTTATGAATGTGGTCTCATCTTATGGCAAGAATACGCTCCCTGTGGTCTATGATCGCGGCCTCATTGGAACCTTCCAGGACTG GTGTGAAGCTTTCTCCACATATCCTCGTACTTATGACCTCCTTCATCTTGATGGACTCTTCACTGCAGAAAGCCACAG ATGTGAGATGAAGTATGTGTTGCTGGAGATGGACAGAATTTTGAGACCTACTGGGCACGCTATCATTAGGGAGTCTACTTATTTTGTGGATGCAATTGCAACCATTGCCAAGGGTATGAGATGGACATGCCGCATAGAGAACACAGAGTACAGCAGCGAGAAAGAGAAGGTATTGATATGccagaagaagctatggcagtcaTCCAGTTCAAGATGA